TTTCACACGCGGGTCAACAAGACCGATGACAAAGTCGATCAACAGGTTAATCACGATAAAGAACACACCGGAAACCAGCACCACACCGATGACCGCATTAAAATCTTTGTGCAAAATAGAACGCACGCCATAGCTGGCAACACCCGGCCAAGAGAACACCATCTCCACCACAAAAGCGTTACCGATTAACGAAGCAAACTCCAACCCCAGAATGGTAAGTGGCGCGGACGCCGAAAGGCGCAGTAGATATTTAAAATTCACTTTTCGTTTTGAAACACCGCAAGCCCGCAATGTTTCAACGTGCTCACGATGACTAAATTCAATCATTGAAGAGCGAGTGATCCGCATCACCTGACTGATACCTGCGGCAGAAAGCGCGATGGCAGGCAGTAAGATATGTTGCAGCGCGTTAAGCCAGACATCCCAACGACCTTGTAGTGCACTATCAATGAAAATCAGGCCAGTACTACCTGGGTGATAATTAAGTGAAGCAGAGACACGTTCGGTGACCGGAAGATCGATCCAACCTAAGCTTGCAATCAGTTGTAGCACTAAGGCAATTAAAAATGACGGCGTCACTACACCAACGAGTGAGAATATTCGTGAGAATTGATCAAATACACCATTGGGTTTATAAGCCGCTAGAATCCCCAGAGGCATTCCGATAAAAGCAGTAAAGAATACTGAAATGATAACAAGCTCTAATGTTGCTGGAAGCGCTTGAATAATATCAGTCAAGACAGGGCGATCGGTTACCGTTGATTGGCCCATATCACCGTGAAATAGGTTAGTCACATAATCGAAATACTGTACAACTATCGACTGATCGAGACCCATTTTGATATGCAGAGCCTGCACCTGCTGCGGTGTGGCTAACGGTCCGAGGGCAATACGCGCTGGATCGCCGGGTACGAGACGAGCGACGACAAAAATAATGATCGATAATCCGACCAGTACCAGCAACAAACGCATAAAGCGCAGCCATAGGTAATAGGCTTGGTCCATGTATCTATCCTTGATAATCATTCCTTGCCTATTAAATCATCATAGCCACGCTCGACTCACAACCCCATAAAAGGGTAGTTTTTCGATTTTATGAGATAGTTTATTAATCAGAATTGCGTATTATTTAAGTATTTTAGTGTTTGCTTTTGTAACTAATTTGCTTTGACTACCCGTAAATAGGGTAAAACCATCCCTATAAGTTAAATACTTTTCTCATATCCCGTGAGATAGTAGACTCACTGCATAAAATACAGAAGAAAGGGAGGTATTCTTCACATGAGTTCATCTGCTGATCTCGACATTAGTCCAATTGCCCAGGGGCTATCTGAATCATCTATCCGTACCGTCGCAAACTACGGTATGACACTGCCTGACGTAGTACCGCTTTGGTTTGGCGAATCTGATATTCCAACGCCGAAATTCATTTCTGAAGCAGCGATCGCGAGCCTGCAACGCGATGAAACTCGCTACACTCCCAATAATGGTTTACCTCCACTTCGCCAAGCGTTGAGTGATTACTCCAACCGCTTATACGACCAAACATTTACCCCCGATAATATTGTCGTCACCGTATCGGGGACAGACGCCGTAATGCTCGCGTGCCAAACCTGCTTATCTGCTGGTGACAAAGTCGTGGTTATCACCCCCGTGTTTCCTACGTTATTTGCGACACCAGAGCTTTTGGGCGCTAACGTGGTTCCTTTTGCTCTAGAACAGTCCGAAAATCGCTTTGTATTAAATTTGAATGCTCTATTCGCAGAAGCTAAAGACGCCCGTGCGATTGTAATTAATAGCCCTAATAACCCAACGGGCTGGGCGGCATCGCAAGATGAAATCAAAGCCATCATGGAATTTTCTCGTGCCAATGGTATTTGGATCATTTCCGACGAAGTGTATAACCGTCATAGTTACGAGCAGGACTGTGCACCTTCGTTTGCAAATGAAATGCAAGAAGATGACAAGTTGCTTATTTGCAACAGTTTTTCTAAAGCGTGGTGCATGACTGGTTGGCGTTTAGGCTGGCTAACCTTGCCACAGCAACTCACACCCACCATCACGAAATTAATTGAATTTAACGTGTCATGTGCCCCTGCTTTTGTGCAACACGGTGGTCTTGCTGCAATCACTCAAGGTGAAGCATTTGTTCATCAAACTCTTGAGCGCTTTCGTCAAGGTCGCGACCTTGTACAACAATACCTTGGTGATATCGACGGCGTGACTTTGTATGACATGCCAGCAACCTTTTACGCCTTTATCAAAGTCAAAGGGTTAACAGACAACAGTCAGCCCGCTATTTTAGAGATGATCGAAAAACACCGTGTCGGCGTCGCCCCAGGTGAAGCCTTCGGCGCAGCTGGCGCCGGCCACTTGCGTATTTGTTATGGCAGTCATCCAGACAAACTCGAACAAGGCCTAGCCGGCATCCGAGACTATCTCATCAACTTCACCAAATAACCCCCAAAATCCCGCCCCGCGGGATTTTACCCCCTAACGGGGACAGGCACTTTAAGCCCCCTCCCTCTTATAAGGGCAGGCACCGCAATAGCCAAGTTGAGCTCGCCACTCCTCCTTTATAAGGACAGTCACTGTAATTATTGAAATGGCTCGCATTTAGCTACCTCATTTCTACCTTTTGTCGTTATTGCAAGACAGTATGAATCTCTCCCTCAACGACACAGAGTTCGTAATGACAATAGCCAGAAGCCAACAAGTCGACGTATCGATTACACCCTACTATCACTGTGTGTCACGCTGTGTTCGTCGCTCGTTTCTTTGTGGGGTAGACTCAATTACTGGGAAAAGTTATGAACATCGCCAACGTTGGGTAGAGCAAAGAATTCAACAGCTTGCAGTCATTTACTGTATCGATGTCTGCTCCTACGCAGTGATGTCTAATCACTACCATCTCGTCGTCCATATCAATCGAGAAAAAGCGCTCTCATTATCGAATAGAGAAGTCATTATGCGCTGGAGTCGTGAACATCAACTTCACCCTCTGATTATCAGATACTTAAACAACGACAAGTTAGATAAATCCAGTTTAGATAAATGCCATGAAATTACTGCCTGTTGGCGGGAACGCTTATTTTCTCTTAGTTGGATGATGAAAGAACTCAACATGTCGATTGCAGTCAAAGCGAATAAAGAAGACGATTGCACCGGACATTTTTGGGAGGGTCGATACAAATCCCAAGCTTTGTTAGATGAAAAGGCACTACTCGCCGCAATGACCTATGTTGATCTCAATCCAGTGCGTGCAGGAATTGCAACTACCCCCGAACATTCCAACCACACCTCCATTAAATTACGGACTTTGGCGGTAAAGACGCAAGTACCTGAGCGGTGCTTGTTTAAATTTACTGGTAATCAAGCCGCCAATTCACATCAAGGACTTCCCTTTTATCTGCACGATTATCTTCAGTGGGTCGATTGGGTTGGCAAAAACATACGCAAACCTAACTCCGCTTCGATTCCATCATATGAGCCAGGTATTTTACAAAGATTAGGTTTAGAACCACACGCTTTTATGAGTCAGTGTCTAGCCATAGAACAACGTGGAAGGCTATGGATAGGTCAAAAAGTTCAGCTAACTGCAGCGAAATCGAAACTCGGTAAATCGAGAATATGCGGTCTAGTTATTTGACCCACTATCTCATTTATAAACAATACCAGCCCCTCTTCTTTCGTAATCAGTTATACAGATTAGACCAATCATTTTTACTCTCTGGGCAGAAAATCGTTTAGAAATGCCCATTGATTAAAATCTTTTTACATTAGTAACGTCGATATTCATCGTGGTTTGCACTAAAAAATAAATAACTGCAGCTCTTGTCAGTTAGCTCACTCCCAATGGATATCGTCATTTCGCTTATTATGCCTGTCCTTATAAATTAGCCGATTAAAGTGTCTGTCCATTTAACAAGACCCTTACTATTACGCGCTAAACAAACAAAAACAGGCACTGCTAAGAGTGCCTGTCCTTATAAAGGTTTTTTTAATGTTTTATCAAGCTTGGGAGCTAAGATTTAAATACCGGTAGCTCTGAGCCATCTTTGACTAATAAATGCGTTGCTCGTTTTACAACCGCATCGATTGGGCAAAGTACACCGACATCGGTACTTTCACAGCCTTTGAAATTTAAATCAGCGTACGGTAGCGGATTACTGGCATTTAATGGAGCTAATGAGCGCCATTGGTCCAACGTTCTAGCGGTGAAGCGCACTCGTACAAACTCTTTATCACTGCCAGACTTGTGGAAACGAGCCATGCTCAATGTACCACCAGGAGGAATATCATTACTTGGGTATTGCGGTAACGACCAGCTAAAACCAAGCATGGTTTGGATCTCAGCAATATTACTGTCATGTCCGACTAACATGACAAGTGGACGCTCCAAGCGTTTATCACCGTGCCACTGTTTTGCCAATGGTGTGCCAGCAGCAATAGCAGACACCATTTGCTTCATCAGTAAAGAGCCACTATGAGCAGCAAATTCAGGCGTAGTCAGGGCTAAATCGTATTGAGCGGCATGAATACCCATTAACGCTTTGACTGACGCTGCATCTTTTCCATGACCAAATGCCACATCTTTAATTGGTAAGTTGTCGCTGTATTGCAGACGAATAGTTTCACCAATTGTCGCCCCAACTTTACCAGGACCTTTTAATGACGGCTTACCTGTATCTTTGAATTTTATGCCCCATTTTTTATCTAAAAACTCGCAGCTATATTGAGCGCAGACAGTGTGTCGTAGAGCTTCCACATCTTTTTGATATTTTTCAGCTGCTTGCTTAGGGTCACCAATGCGTGCCATGATCTGTTTTTTCATGACCGCAGGATCGGCATGCATCGCATGCAAATGATACAGTTCAAACAGTGGGCCATATTCCGCATTAACATGAAGCGGCGCGATACCACAGCCTGGGAACATTCCATCCGCCATCGCTTTACCCGTTGCAATAATACGTTGCGATGGGCTGGTCCAAAGGAAAACTTGCTCCTGTGACGAACAGTGATGAGTGATATTTAACCCTTCATCATTCCACTGCTTAAGCTGATATTTTGCCTGCTGCCAAATACCTGTATATCCATGGCCAGTCAGAGTGCCATCGGCCACTTCAAACTTAGGCCATGATTTACCAGTGGCTTTATCAAGCTTTTCAGTATTAGTTTGTGGCCGCACGCCATGGCGAGATAAAGAAACAACTTTATCCAGTGTCCATTCACTTGCAGATGCCGAAGAAATACTGCCCATTAGGCCCATCAGTAGCGCAGCTGCGATAGGCATTGCTTGCTTTATACTCATCAATTCAGTCCTGTTCTAGCCTAAATCTTATATTTCATACCAACTTCAAATTCAGTTTGACGTTGATCGCTGTCGTCACTTACTGATTTATTGGTAAAAGAAACAAATGGTGAGAAACGTTTCGTCACTTTATATTGAAATTCGACTTCTTGTTGATAATCATTTTTCTTATTATCAAACAACTCAGAATCACCACGATAATAGGTGTAGGTGTAACTGACTTTCAAATCATCGAACTTACGACTAAGGCCCGCATCAAAACGATTCTTATGGCGCGTTTCTTTATAGGCATAGTCTGTGATTTCATAGCGGTAGCGAGATGATAACTCCCAATTAGGCGCAAATCCGTATTTCAGTTTCAAATACGGTTTGTATTTGTATTTGTCTTGTTTTCGTGCCCAAGAAAAACCTGGTTCAATAGAAACTGTATCAGAAACATCGTAAGAATAATTCAACCCAATTGCCGTTTCATCCCAACGTAAATCATGGAATGCAATCCCTGCATCACCACTTTCTTCTTCTGCAGGTTGAAACTTCAATTTTAAAGAAGCACCAATACCGGAATCAAAATCTTGGCTCAATTTCACTTCATCGGTATGACCTTTCGATACATCTTCGTATTTATGACCATAAGAGAAGCTTGCTGCTTGTACTGATGAAGCCGCTGCCATTCCCAATAGCGCAATTGCTAACACGTTATATGGTTTCATTCTTTTTCCTTTTTGAATACACACCCTTTTCATTGCAAAGTTGATGAAAAAGAGAGTTAAACGGGCATACGCCCAACGCCTACATTTAAATTGCAATCAGGTGCTTATAAGAATCACCAAATTACATGAATTTTAATTATTAAAAATCATATAGTTAATTAGATAACCTCTGATTTATGGCGCTATTCTAGGTAGGTGATATGACAAAGCAGTGACAGATTTGCACATATGTGCAGAACTTTTTATGACAGAACCGTGACAGATACCGTCTCTGTATCGATGAAACAACTATATAAAATGCCGTAATTTTCTCCCTCTTTAGCGCTAACCGTCCACGTTTTTGCCAGCTCTCTTTTCGTCAATGAACAGTGCCTATCAATCTAAAAATGAAATACGGGAATAACAAATAACACTTAACTAATTGAGATTTATAACTTAAATTTCCACTCTAAGAATAGATGCATTTTTCAATTCGATTCGTGAATATGGAGTATTCATAAATCGAATGAACTTTTGATTGAGTTTCTAATCGTCATTCTTTCTAATGAAAATGAAATTGAGAACGATTCTTACTTAATGGATTCATAAATGCACCTTAATTCCCCTTTTATTCGTACCCCTTTAGCATTAGCGATCGGTTCGCTGATTGCCTCTGTCTCTTTCAACGCTCTAGCGGCTGATGATGCAAAAACGTCTGACAACGACAACACTCAAGAAGTCGTTAAAGTCTGGGCAACAAAAATCAGTAATGATTCATCACTGCTAACCGATGATATTGAAGCAAAACAAGCCGACCACTTAAGTGATTTATTACGTGATCAACCCGGTATCGATGTCGGTGGCTCGCACTCAACAGTGCAGTCATTGAACGTACGTGGCGTGGATGAATCAGACCTAGATATTACGATTGATGGTGTGACTCAAGCGAACAACATGTTCCACCACACGGGTAACCTTTTAATCAACGCAGATATTTTAAAAGCAGTTGATATTCAACTCGGTACAAACTCTGTTCTGACTAATGGTCTTTCAGGTGGCGTTGCTTTTGAAACTAAAGACGCGAAAGATCTCCTTCGCCCCGGCGAGAAATTTGGCGCTCGTCTGCACGGTAACTACGGAAGTAACGACTACTTTGCATCTTCTGTGACCTTGTATTCACAGTTGAATGATCAATTTGATGCAATGGCATACTACACACTAACAGACAAAAACAATCCGGATAATGGTGACGGCGATACCATTGAAGGTAACGAAGGTAAGATCAAAGATGGTGTGATCAAGCTGGGTTGGGATATTAACGACACTAACAGAGTAGAACTCAGCTACGACAAATATAAAGATAAAGGTGATTATTACCTACGCTCAAACTTCGGCAGTTCCTTTAACGTTGCTCGTGGTACGGCAACACAAGAGATTGAGTACACTCGTGAAACCATGTCTTTAGCGTATGAAATTGATCATGGCGACGCACTGAACTTACGTTCAACTTTCTACAACAACAAAATAGAATACGCGCCATCTTCTACCTCATCTGGTATTTCTGAACATACTGGTTTTAAAGTTTTGGCGGAATCAAATCTCACCCTGGCAGAGATGAACCACGATTTACGTTATGGGTTAGATGGCAACCACCAAACCTCTTACAAAGACAGTTCGACATCGACTGGTCAGAAAGACCGTGCAAACTCGTTTGCTATGTATGCTGAAGATGATATTCAACTGGCAGAGGGCTTTTATCTAAAACCAGGTGTGCGCTTTAACTATTACAACGTTGATATGTATTCAACCGATTCAGTAGAAGGCCTAGATAAAACTTATCAGCACTTCACGTTCGGTTTAGCCAGCCGTTACTTACTGAACGACCAATGGACAGTGAAAGCAAGTTCTACTCAGTTATTTAAAGGCCCAGAGTTACGCGAAAGCTTTGTGAAAGGTAATACCTCGATTGACCAAGATGTTAAAGCAGAAACAGGTCTTAACAATGAAGTCGGCGTTGCGTTCCAAGACAACGACCTATTCTGGATGGATCGTGTCGGCTTCTCGACTAACCTGTTCCGCACTCACATCAAGAACTACATTCAAGATTGGGCGAGCGGTAAAGGTGAATACACCAATGATGGCGACTACACCATTCACGGCTTCGAATCAGAGCTATCAGCACGTAAAGGCAACCTGTCAGCACGTCTAACCTATTCACACTCAAACTCTCGTAATGATGAGACTGGCGAGTCACTGCTTTACGAAGTGGGCGACAGCATTTCATTCGGTTTGAACTACCTGATTCCAGAGTACGATCTAACGGTTAACTGGACGACAATGATGTCTCTTGATCTGAAACCTGACACTGACGACGACACATTCAAAGAAGGTTACGATGTTCATGACATCTCGGTTACTTGGATGCCAGAACAATATGATCGCCTATCGGTCACTGCAGGTGTTGAAAACATCTTCAACGAACTGTACTACTCACAAGCTTCATACACTTCTGGTTCAATTAAAGATTACGAACCAGGCCGAAATGTAAAAGTATCTGTGGCATACACGTTCTAAACCACCGTTTTCTAATATAAAAGTCAGGCTAACTTACTGAAAGTGAGCCTGACTTTTTTATTTTGTAGCACTTTATTACAAATGATAATGGTTATTATATACATTATGCTTTACAGCATAATTCAGCCCGCTAAACTACGTCCGTCTCAATAAATTCATATTATTATAAAAATGATCAATCGTATTGATATCAACTTATTAGTAGTTCTAAATAAGTTATTAGAAGAAAAACACGTCTCCAACACCGCTTTTTCACTGAATATGAGCCAACCTAAAGTCAGTCGCTCATTACAAAAACTACGCGAACTCTTTGGCGATGAACTGCTTGTACGTACATCAAATGGCTATGAGTTAACCCCCAAAGCGGTAAACATTCAAAGCAATGTCAGTCACGTATTACACAATTTAAATTCACTTTTTCAAACAGATACGTTCATACCCGCAGAGAGTGACGACAAAATTCGCTTGTATGCGCTGCCTTCTACATCCAATTTGGTTATCCCTGATGTGGTTGCCAAAGCCAATCAGCTCGCCCCTAACATGGTGCTAGATATTAATTCTACGGCTAAAGATCACTTTGCAGCCCTGCTCTCAGGAGATATTCATTTTGCCATCTCGACCACAACACCTAAAAGTGGCGAACAAGATCTCTATCGCATTCCCTTATTTAACTGGGATCACTGCTTATTGATGCGTGAAGATCACCCGTTAGCACAGCAAGAATTGACAGTGAATAACCTGCTGGATTACCAATATGGACACATTTCTGTCAACAATACCTGTAAGTATTCGTTTGAAAACCAATTCAGCGAGTTAGGGTTATTAACTGGGCAACGTCAATTTAAGACGGTCATTCAATTAACCGATTTTGTCTCAGCGGCAGGAATCGCAGAAAAAACCGATATTCTGTTCTATGTGCCGCACCGATTGGCAGAGCAAGCTTGCATAGGAAGAAAACTGATCACCAGAAATGTCCCTGAAACGCTCAACTATCCAAGTGAGTCTGTCTATCTATATTGGCACAAGCGTTATCACAGTGATCCCATGTGTATTTGGTTTCGCTCGCTATTTAAAAAGCCAACTGAAAGCGAGCCACTGACCGTTGAACCGCAATGGAACGACATCAAATCTGATCACCACTTTATCTATTCGAGCAAAATAGCAAACGCTTAACGCCTAACTAAGATTTACATTATTCGCCTTTAAACAATGCCTTGCGGTTAATTGGGTATAAAAAAGCCGCTTGAATTAGCGGCTTAATCGTACATTATGGAAAAGTTAGCTCATCAATTGCTCTACAATTTGATTGACCTCAGCAAAAGGATATCGTTCCAGTTGACCAAAGCCATCCATTTTACTGGCTTTTAATTTTGTAATGAGTGGGTTACTAATACCACATAAGAACCGACTCACAGCTTTAGCTGACAATGGTTCATCACTGGCCGCCACAAACAATGGCTGAACCCATTGTTGTACTTGGTTAACATCAATATCAGGCAAGGTTTCGCGGGCCAATTTAGCCACTCGTCCGCTGCAGACGGAGCAATGACCACACTGCCGTGGCGCTTTATCATCCGAAAAGTAGCTTGCTAAGGTGTAACTTAAGCACTGCTCAGATTCAAAATAGCCCAGCATTGCTTGAATACGTTCAATTTCACTATGTTCTTTTTGCGTAAATAAGTGATATAAACGTTCAACGAGCTCGCTTTTTGGGATCTGTGTATTAAGCACTTGATAAACATCAGTAACTTGCTTGCTCTCAAGTTCAATCCACCCCTGCTCATGAAAATAATCGATAGCAGCAACAACTCGTTTGCGCTCCGCTTGATGTCCCATCCATAATGCATCGAAATCAACCGTCGACCACGTTTTTGCGCGAACAGAACACTGAAATATGGCTTCGACAAAACTGCGTCTTTCACCTTGGAAACGATGTATGATTGCCTCTGCCGTCTCAATAAATTTAAAGCGG
This DNA window, taken from Vibrio nitrifigilis, encodes the following:
- a CDS encoding pyridoxal phosphate-dependent aminotransferase, which produces MSSSADLDISPIAQGLSESSIRTVANYGMTLPDVVPLWFGESDIPTPKFISEAAIASLQRDETRYTPNNGLPPLRQALSDYSNRLYDQTFTPDNIVVTVSGTDAVMLACQTCLSAGDKVVVITPVFPTLFATPELLGANVVPFALEQSENRFVLNLNALFAEAKDARAIVINSPNNPTGWAASQDEIKAIMEFSRANGIWIISDEVYNRHSYEQDCAPSFANEMQEDDKLLICNSFSKAWCMTGWRLGWLTLPQQLTPTITKLIEFNVSCAPAFVQHGGLAAITQGEAFVHQTLERFRQGRDLVQQYLGDIDGVTLYDMPATFYAFIKVKGLTDNSQPAILEMIEKHRVGVAPGEAFGAAGAGHLRICYGSHPDKLEQGLAGIRDYLINFTK
- a CDS encoding ABC transporter permease; this encodes MDQAYYLWLRFMRLLLVLVGLSIIIFVVARLVPGDPARIALGPLATPQQVQALHIKMGLDQSIVVQYFDYVTNLFHGDMGQSTVTDRPVLTDIIQALPATLELVIISVFFTAFIGMPLGILAAYKPNGVFDQFSRIFSLVGVVTPSFLIALVLQLIASLGWIDLPVTERVSASLNYHPGSTGLIFIDSALQGRWDVWLNALQHILLPAIALSAAGISQVMRITRSSMIEFSHREHVETLRACGVSKRKVNFKYLLRLSASAPLTILGLEFASLIGNAFVVEMVFSWPGVASYGVRSILHKDFNAVIGVVLVSGVFFIVINLLIDFVIGLVDPRVKLKGLSS
- a CDS encoding transposase — its product is MTIARSQQVDVSITPYYHCVSRCVRRSFLCGVDSITGKSYEHRQRWVEQRIQQLAVIYCIDVCSYAVMSNHYHLVVHINREKALSLSNREVIMRWSREHQLHPLIIRYLNNDKLDKSSLDKCHEITACWRERLFSLSWMMKELNMSIAVKANKEDDCTGHFWEGRYKSQALLDEKALLAAMTYVDLNPVRAGIATTPEHSNHTSIKLRTLAVKTQVPERCLFKFTGNQAANSHQGLPFYLHDYLQWVDWVGKNIRKPNSASIPSYEPGILQRLGLEPHAFMSQCLAIEQRGRLWIGQKVQLTAAKSKLGKSRICGLVI
- a CDS encoding oligogalacturonate-specific porin KdgM family protein, coding for MKPYNVLAIALLGMAAASSVQAASFSYGHKYEDVSKGHTDEVKLSQDFDSGIGASLKLKFQPAEEESGDAGIAFHDLRWDETAIGLNYSYDVSDTVSIEPGFSWARKQDKYKYKPYLKLKYGFAPNWELSSRYRYEITDYAYKETRHKNRFDAGLSRKFDDLKVSYTYTYYRGDSELFDNKKNDYQQEVEFQYKVTKRFSPFVSFTNKSVSDDSDQRQTEFEVGMKYKI
- a CDS encoding histidine-type phosphatase, translated to MSIKQAMPIAAALLMGLMGSISSASASEWTLDKVVSLSRHGVRPQTNTEKLDKATGKSWPKFEVADGTLTGHGYTGIWQQAKYQLKQWNDEGLNITHHCSSQEQVFLWTSPSQRIIATGKAMADGMFPGCGIAPLHVNAEYGPLFELYHLHAMHADPAVMKKQIMARIGDPKQAAEKYQKDVEALRHTVCAQYSCEFLDKKWGIKFKDTGKPSLKGPGKVGATIGETIRLQYSDNLPIKDVAFGHGKDAASVKALMGIHAAQYDLALTTPEFAAHSGSLLMKQMVSAIAAGTPLAKQWHGDKRLERPLVMLVGHDSNIAEIQTMLGFSWSLPQYPSNDIPPGGTLSMARFHKSGSDKEFVRVRFTARTLDQWRSLAPLNASNPLPYADLNFKGCESTDVGVLCPIDAVVKRATHLLVKDGSELPVFKS
- a CDS encoding LysR family transcriptional regulator; amino-acid sequence: MINRIDINLLVVLNKLLEEKHVSNTAFSLNMSQPKVSRSLQKLRELFGDELLVRTSNGYELTPKAVNIQSNVSHVLHNLNSLFQTDTFIPAESDDKIRLYALPSTSNLVIPDVVAKANQLAPNMVLDINSTAKDHFAALLSGDIHFAISTTTPKSGEQDLYRIPLFNWDHCLLMREDHPLAQQELTVNNLLDYQYGHISVNNTCKYSFENQFSELGLLTGQRQFKTVIQLTDFVSAAGIAEKTDILFYVPHRLAEQACIGRKLITRNVPETLNYPSESVYLYWHKRYHSDPMCIWFRSLFKKPTESEPLTVEPQWNDIKSDHHFIYSSKIANA
- a CDS encoding TonB-dependent receptor domain-containing protein; protein product: MHLNSPFIRTPLALAIGSLIASVSFNALAADDAKTSDNDNTQEVVKVWATKISNDSSLLTDDIEAKQADHLSDLLRDQPGIDVGGSHSTVQSLNVRGVDESDLDITIDGVTQANNMFHHTGNLLINADILKAVDIQLGTNSVLTNGLSGGVAFETKDAKDLLRPGEKFGARLHGNYGSNDYFASSVTLYSQLNDQFDAMAYYTLTDKNNPDNGDGDTIEGNEGKIKDGVIKLGWDINDTNRVELSYDKYKDKGDYYLRSNFGSSFNVARGTATQEIEYTRETMSLAYEIDHGDALNLRSTFYNNKIEYAPSSTSSGISEHTGFKVLAESNLTLAEMNHDLRYGLDGNHQTSYKDSSTSTGQKDRANSFAMYAEDDIQLAEGFYLKPGVRFNYYNVDMYSTDSVEGLDKTYQHFTFGLASRYLLNDQWTVKASSTQLFKGPELRESFVKGNTSIDQDVKAETGLNNEVGVAFQDNDLFWMDRVGFSTNLFRTHIKNYIQDWASGKGEYTNDGDYTIHGFESELSARKGNLSARLTYSHSNSRNDETGESLLYEVGDSISFGLNYLIPEYDLTVNWTTMMSLDLKPDTDDDTFKEGYDVHDISVTWMPEQYDRLSVTAGVENIFNELYYSQASYTSGSIKDYEPGRNVKVSVAYTF